A portion of the Lolium rigidum isolate FL_2022 chromosome 1, APGP_CSIRO_Lrig_0.1, whole genome shotgun sequence genome contains these proteins:
- the LOC124685430 gene encoding uncharacterized protein At5g39570-like, producing MANWGSSAADEHDDFDEFDPTPYGGGYDLFVTFGRPLPPSDETCYPCSAPSTSYDAPHYAAEEPSPYGHHHKAQPAPGFRPQHEQPSYGGGGSGYGGSRPQPAYGFRPQEEEQQQHSYGDESGYGSRPQAQPAYGFRPQEEEQQHSYGGGGGGYGSDPPRRSEEDTYGSGYGRKPQQEEDSYGSGYGRRPQAEEGYGSGYGSKPQVEEQAYGSEYGSGYGRKPQPEETYGSGYGGRRVEDEVEGEYGSGGYRKPKPYGEETQGSYGYGQSAGYEKPSYGGGDEYGRKKRDDDDSDDEKKKRYGGGDEYGRKKHDEDNDSDDEKKKHYHNRRHNYDD from the exons ATGGCGAACTGGGGCAGCTCCGCGGCCGACGAGCACGACGACTTCGACGAGTTCGACCCCACGCCCTACGGCGGCGGCTACGACCTCTTCGTCACCTTCGGCCGCCCGCTCCCGCCCTCCGACGAGACCTGCTACCCCTGCTCCGCCCCCTCCACCTCCTACGACGCGCCCCACTACGCCGCCGAGGAGCCCTCCCCCTACGGCCACCACCACAAGGCCCAGCCCGCCCCAGGCTTCCGCCCCCAGCACGAGCAGCCGTcctacggcggcggcggatccggcTACGGCGGATCCAGGCCCCAGCCCGCCTACGGCTTCCGCccccaggaggaggagcagcagcagcactccTACGGCGACGAGTCCGGCTACGGATCCAGGCCCCAGGCCCAGCCCGCCTACGGCTTCCGCccccaggaggaggagcagcagcactcctacggcggcggtggcggcggataCGGATCCGACCCGCCCCGCCGCTCCGAGGAGGACACCTACGGATCTGGGTACGGCAGGAAGCCGCAGCAGGAGGAGGACAGCTACGGCTCTGGCTACGGCAGGAGGCCGCAGGCCGAGGAGGGCTACGGATCTGGCTACGGGTCCAAGCCGCAGGTGGAGGAGCAGGCCTACGGCTCGGAGTACGGTTCTGGGTACGGGAGGAAGCCACAGCCGGAGGAGACCTACGGATCCGGGTACGGTGGGAGGAGGGTTGAAGATGAGGTCGAAGGTGAGTATGGCTCCGGTGGGTACCGGAAGCCCAAGCCCTACGGCGAGGAGACTCAGGGCTCATATGGCTATGGCCAGAGCGCTGGGTATGAGAAGCCCAGCTACGGCGGGGGAGACGAATATGGCCGCAAGAAGCGC GATGACGACGACTCTGATGATGAAAAGAAGAAACGTTATGGCGGGGGAGACGAATACGGTCGCAAGAAGCAC GATGAAGACAACGACTCTGATGATGAAAAGAAGAAACATTACCACAATCGCCGCCACAACTACGATGACTAA